The Pectobacterium wasabiae CFBP 3304 DNA segment CTTTCTGAGTTTGAAAAAAAATTTTCAGCTTATTGTAATACAGAACATGCGATCGGTGTTGCTAACGGCTTAGATGCTCTTATTCTTACGCTCAGAGCATGGAAAGAATTAGGGAAACTAAAAGACGGTGATGAAGTTATTGTACAAGCAAATACTTATATCGCTTCTGTGCTTGCTATTACCGAAAACAACTTGACTCCTGTTTTAGTGGAACCAAATCCAGAAACTTACAACTTGTGTCCCGCTACTATAAAAGCAGCAATCACATCGAATACCAAAGTTATTCTACCTGTTCATCTTTATGGTCAGATTAGTCCCATGGATGAAATTATGGAGATTGCTAAAACACACAAACTCCTTGTTCTTGAAGATTGTGCTCAGGCTCATGGTGCGCTTTTCAATGGCAAGAAAGCAGGGGCGTGGGGTGATGCAGCAGGTTTTAGTTTTTATCCTGGTAAGAATCTTGGCGCATTAGGTGATGCTGGTGCTATTACGACTAATAACGATGAATTGGCAGATGCATTAAAAGCTCTGAGAAATTATGGTTCACACAAAAAATACGAAAATCTTTACCAAGGCGTAAATAGCCGACTTGATGAGCTTCAGGCAGCGTTGTTGGCAGTAAAGTTAAAATATTTAGATGAAACTAATAATAGAAGGCAGGAAATTGCTAAAATTTATTGTTCTGGTA contains these protein-coding regions:
- a CDS encoding DegT/DnrJ/EryC1/StrS family aminotransferase, which translates into the protein MINFLDLKDVNGRYQKEFIEVASRVISSGWYISGNELSEFEKKFSAYCNTEHAIGVANGLDALILTLRAWKELGKLKDGDEVIVQANTYIASVLAITENNLTPVLVEPNPETYNLCPATIKAAITSNTKVILPVHLYGQISPMDEIMEIAKTHKLLVLEDCAQAHGALFNGKKAGAWGDAAGFSFYPGKNLGALGDAGAITTNNDELADALKALRNYGSHKKYENLYQGVNSRLDELQAALLAVKLKYLDETNNRRQEIAKIYCSGITNELILLPHFPEQISEHVWHLFVIQCDSRNKLQKYLSDKGIQTLIHYPTPPHLQQAYRELGLREGSLPITESIHNKVLSLPMGPTLSNTEVQTVITALNEYQG